One genomic segment of Fusobacterium sp. includes these proteins:
- the lepB gene encoding signal peptidase I yields MEKSKVILNSIFYVILTAIFVYIFVKEKALTDTIKIYRDKFADKVIMVLNIKGKVLSKGIRTTINLVETIGTALILVLIIQKFYLGNFLVPTGSMIPTIMPKDRLFGNMLIYKFRKPQREEIIVFREPIQNKVLYTKRVMGLPGETVNIKNNHLYVNDKEITTREYTNIGEIGNEKWIVPKKGDTIEIIPGKDYGKLFRENMINVGEVQKYLVDNPGAVGEILPDLEFRVNGEKTGMLLDLIHESKYVNRILKGENVALISEKDYYLALGDNTNGSYDSRMWGFVSEDRIKGEAFIRFWPLNRIKLLK; encoded by the coding sequence ATGGAAAAGAGCAAAGTAATACTGAACAGTATATTCTATGTAATCCTTACAGCAATATTTGTATATATATTTGTTAAAGAAAAAGCTTTAACAGATACTATAAAAATATATAGGGACAAATTTGCTGACAAGGTAATCATGGTACTTAATATAAAAGGAAAAGTTTTAAGCAAGGGTATAAGAACAACTATAAACTTGGTAGAAACAATAGGGACAGCCCTTATCTTAGTACTTATAATACAAAAATTTTATCTTGGAAATTTTCTTGTGCCTACAGGTTCAATGATACCAACTATAATGCCGAAGGATAGACTTTTTGGAAACATGCTTATTTATAAATTCAGAAAACCTCAAAGAGAAGAAATTATAGTTTTTAGAGAACCTATTCAAAATAAAGTTCTTTATACAAAGAGAGTAATGGGGCTTCCAGGAGAAACTGTAAATATAAAAAATAATCATCTTTATGTGAATGATAAAGAAATAACTACAAGAGAATATACTAATATTGGAGAAATAGGAAATGAAAAATGGATAGTCCCTAAAAAAGGGGATACTATAGAAATAATTCCTGGAAAAGATTATGGGAAATTATTTAGAGAAAATATGATTAATGTTGGGGAAGTACAGAAATATCTTGTAGATAATCCAGGGGCAGTGGGAGAAATATTGCCAGATCTTGAATTTAGAGTAAATGGTGAAAAAACAGGAATGCTTCTGGACCTTATACATGAATCTAAATATGTAAACAGAATACTTAAAGGTGAAAATGTAGCTTTAATATCTGAAAAAGATTATTACCTTGCTCTTGGAGATAATACTAATGGAAGTTATGATTCAAGAATGTGGGGATTTGTAAGTGAAGACAGAATAAAAGGAGAAGCCTTTATAAGATTCTGGCCTTTGAACAGAATAAAGCTTTTAAAATAG
- the rplS gene encoding 50S ribosomal protein L19, producing MKEKLIQLVEQNYLRTDIPSFKAGDTIAVYYKVKEGNKERVQLFEGVVIRVNGGGIAKTFTVRKVTAGIGIERIIPMNSPMIDKIEVLKIGRVRRSKLYYLRGLSGKKARIKEIRK from the coding sequence ATGAAAGAAAAATTGATTCAATTAGTAGAACAAAACTACTTAAGAACTGACATCCCTTCATTTAAAGCTGGAGATACTATTGCAGTATACTACAAAGTAAAAGAAGGAAACAAAGAAAGAGTTCAGTTATTTGAAGGTGTGGTTATCAGAGTAAATGGTGGAGGAATTGCAAAAACTTTCACAGTTAGAAAAGTAACTGCTGGAATAGGAATAGAAAGAATAATTCCAATGAACTCTCCAATGATTGACAAGATTGAAGTATTAAAAATTGGTAGAGTTAGAAGATCTAAACTTTATTACCTTAGAGGGCTTTCTGGTAAAAAAGCTAGAATCAAAGAAATCAGAAAATAA